The DNA segment CCATTGTCTCTTCTTTTGCCTCTTCATCATCTAAAACACTAACAAACACCTTAGCATGGCGTAGATCCTCAGAAACTTCTACATCGGTTACTGTTACAAATCCAATCCGGGGATCTTTAATCTCTCTCTGTAACATTTGGCTAACTTCTTTCTTAATTAATTCTGCTACTCTTCGAGGACGATAATTCCCCATTACAAATCAACTCCTATATTCTAAAGAGTTCTTTTGATCTCTTCATAATCATAAATCTCAATTGTATCTCCAACTTTAATGTCATTAAAGTTTTCTAACCCTAGACCACACTCATATCCTTCAGCTACTTCTCGTACATCATCCTCAAATCGCTTTAATGATGCAATATCACCCTCAAAAACAACTACATTATCTCTTAACAAACGTGCTTTAGCATTACGACTTACCTTACCATCAGTTACATAAACTCCTGCTATAGTACCTACCTTTGGTACACTAAAGGTATCTCTTACATTAGCTCGACCTAAAACTATTTCCTTATAATCAGGTTCTAATAAACCTTCCATAGCAGCTCTAATATCTTCAATTGCCTTATAAATGACACGGTAAGTACGGACATCTACCTGTTCTTTTTCAGCTGCTTGACGAGCATTATTATCAGGGCGAACATTAAACCCAATCACGATAGCATTAGAAGCAGTGGCTAACATAATATCAGCTTCTCGAACTGCTCCAACACCGCTATGAACTACATTAACTTGAACTTCATCAGTACTTAACTGTAATAATGCTTCTTTAATTGCTTCTACAGATCCTTGAACGTCACCTTTGATAATAAGATTTAAATCTTTAATTT comes from the Sporohalobacter salinus genome and includes:
- the rbfA gene encoding 30S ribosome-binding factor RbfA, translated to MGNYRPRRVAELIKKEVSQMLQREIKDPRIGFVTVTDVEVSEDLRHAKVFVSVLDDEEAKEETMEGLKNAVGYVRRELGQRIRLRHTPEILFRYDDSIERGARIFEILKDLNQDEKETGQEE